A window of the Lactuca sativa cultivar Salinas chromosome 5, Lsat_Salinas_v11, whole genome shotgun sequence genome harbors these coding sequences:
- the LOC111910329 gene encoding dihydrolipoyllysine-residue acetyltransferase component 2 of pyruvate dehydrogenase complex, mitochondrial produces the protein MTFATHIFRHSKQLRNASGAIRQDHAILVRWFTNSTRSITNKGDDVSKLRHINNVSGENICGCKSCSGSISSTPMFTRSYRVNPTKGQNGLAVRAEGTSVSGMMFSRAISCSDVQVKRSFSSSSGLPPHQEIGMPSLSPTMTEGNIARWLKKEGDQVAPGEVLCEVETDKATVEMECMEEGYLAKIVHGDGAKEIQVGEVIAITVEDKADLDKFKDYKPQASDAAAPEAPPAPTPPKEDVVEKPVSTPEPKTVKPTAASESDRVFASPLARKLAEDNKVNLSSIKGTGPDGSIVKADVEEYLASGKKDVPAAPASKGDKSTVSAINYTDIPHTQIRKVTASRLLLAKQTIPHYYLTVDTCVDKLTKLRGELNSLQEASGGKKISINDLVIKAAALALRKVPKCNSSWTNDYIRQFHDVHINVAVQTDNGLYVPVIRNADKKGLSTISEDVKTLAQKARENMLKPSDYEGGTFTVSNLGGPFGIKQFCAIINPPQAGILAVGSAERRVVPGSGTAEFKFASYMSVTLSCDHRVIDGAIGAEWLKAFKGYIENPETMLL, from the exons ATGACTTTTGCAACTCACATCTTCCGTCACTCCAAGCAG TTGAGAAATGCTTCTGGGGCAATACGGCAGGATCATGCCATTCTGGTTCGGTGGTTTACTAATAGTACACGTTCCATCACTAACAAAGGGGATG ATGTGTCAAAGCTCCGCCATATTAACAATGTTTCTGGAGAGAATATTTGTGGATGTAAGTCTTGCAGTGGATCCATATCAAGTACACCCATGTTCACTCGAAGTTATAGAGTGAATCCCACAAAG GGGCAAAATGGACTTGCTGTTAGAGCAGAAGGAACTTCAGTTAGTGGAATGATGTTCAGCAGAGCAATTTCATG CTCTGATGTTCAAGTTAAGAGAAGCTTTTCATCGAGCTCTG GCCTTCCCCCACACCAAGAGATTGGGATGCCTTCTCTTTCACCCACAATGACAGAG GGTAACATAGCAAGATGGTTAAAGAAAGAAGGAGATCAAGTTGCACCTGGTGAAGTACTCTGTGAAGTTGAAACA GATAAAGCCACTGTAGAAATGGAATGTATGGAAGAAGGGTATCTAGCTAAGATTGTACATGGAGATGGAGCAAAAGAAATCCAAGTTGGCGAG GTGATTGCTATAACTGTTGAGGATAAGGCTGATCTTGATAAATTTAAAGATTACAAACCCCAAGCATCAGATGCTGCAGCCCCAGAAGCCCCTCCTGCACCTACCCCACCCAAAGAGGATGTAGTTGAGAAGCCAGTCAGCACACCAGAACCCAAAACTGTGAAGCCCACTGCAGCTTCTGAATCAGATCGTGTTTTTGCTAGTCCTCTTGCAAGAAAATTGGCTGAAGATAACAAA GTGAATCTGTCAAGTATTAAAGGTACAGGTCCTGATGGAAGCATTGTGAAGGCTGATGTTGAGGAATATTTAG CATCTGGTAAGAAAGATGTTCCAGCTGCTCCAGCCTCAAAGGGTGACAAATCAACGGTTTCTGCCATAAATTACACCgatattccacatactcagatAAGAaag GTCACTGCTTCACGCTTGTTGCTTGCAAAGCAAACCATTCCTCATTATTATCTCACTGTAGATACATGTGTCGACAAACTTACAAA ATTGCGTGGAGAACTCAATTCATTACAAGAAGCTTCAGGAGGAAAGAAGATATCCATCAATGACCTTGTAATTAAG GCTGCAGCATTGGCTCTTCGGAAAGTTCCTAAATGTAACAGTTCATGGACCAATGACTATATTCGTCA GTTCCATGACGTGCACATCAATGTAGCTGTGCAAACAGATAACGGGCTTTACGTACCTGTCATTAGG AATGCAGACAAGAAAGGTTTGTCTACAATCTCGGAAGACGTAAAGACTTTAGCCCAGAAAGCTAGAGAAAACATGTTAAAACCATCCGATTATGAG GGGGGTACTTTTACTGTTTCGAATCTTGGAGGGCCGTTTGGGATAAAGCAATTTTGTGCGATTATAAACCCTCCACAGGCAGGGATTTTAGCAGTTGGGTCGGCTGAAAGGAGGGTGGTACCTGGTTCAGGGACTGCAGAGTTTAAGTTTGCTTCTTACATGTCTGTCACATTGAGTTGTGATCATCGTGTCATTGATG GTGCGATTGGGGCTGAATGGCTAAAGGCATTCAAAGGTTACATTGAGAATCCGGAGACAATGCTGCTTTAA